The following are encoded in a window of Pseudomonas sp. St316 genomic DNA:
- a CDS encoding muconate cycloisomerase family protein, translating to MSQVLIHSLSAVIVDLPTIRPHKLAMHTMQKQTLVILRLQCSDGIEGIGEATTIGGLSYGYESPESIKANVDAHLAPALVGMAADNINAAMQKLDKIAKGNTFAKSGIESALLDAQGKRVGMAVSELLGGRVRDSLEVAWTLASGDTARDIAEAEQMLELRRHRIFKLKIGANPLEQDLKHVVAIKKALGDRASVRVDVNQYWDESQAIRGCQVLGENGIDLIEQPISRVNRSGQVRLNQRSPAPIMADESIESVEDAFSLAADGAASVFALKIAKNGGPRAVLRTAQIAEAAGIALYGGTMLEGAIGTLASAHAFLTLKNLTWDTELFGPLLLTEDIVVVRPQYRDFHLLVPSTPGLGLALDEDRLAHFRRS from the coding sequence ATGAGCCAAGTCCTGATCCATAGCCTATCGGCGGTCATCGTCGACCTGCCGACTATTCGTCCGCACAAGCTCGCCATGCACACGATGCAAAAGCAGACGTTGGTCATTCTGCGTCTGCAATGCAGCGACGGCATCGAAGGTATAGGAGAAGCCACCACCATCGGCGGCTTGTCCTACGGCTATGAAAGCCCGGAGAGCATCAAGGCCAATGTCGATGCCCACTTGGCGCCCGCGCTGGTGGGCATGGCCGCGGACAACATCAATGCAGCGATGCAAAAACTCGACAAGATCGCCAAGGGCAATACCTTTGCCAAGTCCGGTATCGAAAGCGCGTTACTCGATGCCCAGGGCAAACGAGTTGGAATGGCCGTCAGCGAGCTGCTTGGCGGTCGGGTACGTGACAGCCTGGAGGTAGCCTGGACGCTTGCCAGCGGCGATACCGCTCGGGATATTGCCGAGGCCGAGCAGATGTTGGAGTTGCGCCGTCATCGCATCTTTAAATTGAAGATCGGCGCCAATCCTCTAGAACAGGATCTCAAACATGTCGTTGCGATCAAAAAGGCGCTTGGCGATCGTGCCAGTGTAAGGGTCGACGTCAACCAGTATTGGGACGAGTCCCAGGCGATCCGTGGCTGTCAGGTGCTAGGGGAGAACGGAATCGACCTGATCGAGCAGCCTATATCCCGCGTTAATCGATCAGGCCAGGTTCGGCTGAACCAGCGAAGCCCGGCACCCATCATGGCCGACGAGTCCATCGAAAGCGTTGAGGACGCCTTCAGCCTGGCAGCGGACGGCGCAGCCAGCGTCTTCGCACTGAAGATCGCAAAAAATGGCGGCCCTCGTGCGGTACTGCGCACGGCGCAGATTGCCGAAGCCGCCGGCATCGCTCTGTACGGGGGAACAATGCTGGAAGGTGCTATCGGCACTTTGGCTTCAGCTCATGCATTCCTCACGCTTAAAAACCTGACCTGGGACACCGAACTGTTTGGTCCGCTGCTATTGACCGAAGACATCGTGGTCGTGCGACCTCAGTACCGTGATTTCCATCTCCTTGTTCCATCCACGCCAGGTCTGGGATTGGCATTGGATGAAGATCGCCTGGCTCATTTTCGCCGTTCCTGA
- a CDS encoding 1,6-dihydroxycyclohexa-2,4-diene-1-carboxylate dehydrogenase — MKNRFENKVALVTGAAQGIGRRVCEQLLVEGARVVAVDRSELVHELKQDNVITLVADLEMHTECMTVMAAAVEAFGSLHVLINNVGGTIWTKPFEHYEVAQIEAEVRRSLFPTLWCCHAALPYMLKQGSGAIVNVSSIATRSINRVPYGAAKGGVNALTACLAFENAERGIRVNAIATGGTEAPPRRIPRNTAQPTEEEKVWYQEIVDQTIQSSLMKRYGTVDEQVAAILFLASDDASYITGVTLPVSGGDLG, encoded by the coding sequence ATGAAAAACAGATTCGAAAACAAGGTCGCGCTCGTGACCGGTGCGGCTCAAGGCATCGGTCGACGCGTTTGCGAGCAACTTCTGGTCGAGGGCGCGCGAGTTGTCGCTGTTGATCGATCCGAGCTGGTGCATGAGCTCAAACAAGACAACGTAATAACGCTGGTCGCTGATCTGGAAATGCACACCGAATGCATGACGGTGATGGCGGCCGCCGTGGAGGCTTTTGGCAGCCTGCATGTATTGATCAACAACGTGGGTGGGACGATTTGGACCAAACCGTTCGAGCATTACGAAGTCGCGCAAATCGAAGCGGAGGTGCGTCGCTCGTTGTTCCCGACCCTTTGGTGCTGTCACGCAGCGCTGCCTTACATGCTCAAACAAGGAAGTGGCGCGATCGTTAACGTCTCGTCAATTGCCACTCGGAGTATCAACCGGGTTCCTTATGGCGCAGCCAAAGGCGGCGTTAACGCCTTGACCGCTTGCTTGGCTTTCGAGAATGCCGAACGTGGTATCCGGGTCAATGCAATCGCGACCGGAGGCACCGAGGCGCCACCACGACGGATTCCTCGCAATACCGCGCAGCCAACCGAAGAAGAAAAGGTTTGGTATCAGGAAATCGTCGATCAGACGATTCAAAGCAGCTTGATGAAGCGCTACGGGACGGTCGACGAACAGGTCGCGGCAATCCTGTTCCTTGCCTCGGATGACGCTTCCTATATCACCGGTGTGACGCTGCCAGTCAGTGGCGGCGACCTCGGCTGA